Below is a genomic region from Streptomyces ferrugineus.
GTTGTTGCCGCCCTGATAGCGGACCACGTAGTCGACGGATCCGCCGAGCAGGTCGGTGGCCTTGCCTTTACCCTCGTCACCCCACTGAGCACCGAGCAGCACAAGTGCGGGCACGCGCGTACACCCCTTCCGGGCGGGGCATGTCCAAGGTCAGGGGTGCACGCGTAAGGTGTTCCGCCGCGTGCACCAGCACCGGCCGCGACCTTCGTTGGCCGCGAACCGTCGGACCGGATGGCCCCGGAATAGACGAAGCCCCTGGCGCAATAGCGCAAGGGGCTCTTGCACAAAGATGCTACCCGAGGAAGCGAGGCATGGCCGAGGTGGCGACTTTCGCGATATCCGATCAGCTGCTGGTGGTGATCGATCCGATCGCCCGGAGGACGGACGGAGAGTCCGTGAGGATCGCGAAAGACGTGCTCAGCGCGGGTGCGGCGACGAAGGTGTGTCTACCGGAGGGCCCGGACGAATTCGCCCGGGCGCTGGCGCGGCGCGGCGCTCGCCGGCCGGTGGTGATAGGCGACGACGGGGCGCTGACCCGTGCGGTGGCGCTGCTGCACCGGCAGCGGCAGCTGGCGGAATGCGTGCTGTCGGTGGTGCCGGTCGGGGGCGCGCTGGCGCTGGCCGGATCCCTCGGGGTGCCGACGGGCGCGGTCGCGGCGGCGCGGGCGGTGCTGGACGGGGTGGAGCGGCGGCTCGATCTGCTCGTGGACGACAGCGACGGGGTGGTGCTGGGCGCGCTGCGGATCCCGCCGATACGCGACCCCGGCGCGCCGGCCGGGGCGAGCGCGGTGGGGCCGGGTGCGGGGCGGCCTTGGCTGCGTACGTGCCAGTCACTCGTACGGACCCTGGTGCCGGCCCGGGGCACCCCCGAGACCGCTGCGGCGGGGCCGTCCCGGCTGCGGGTCGAGGTCGACGGGGCGACGCTGGTGGACCTCGGCCATCCGGTGGAGGCGGTGTCGGTGACGCCGGGGTCCTCGGGAGTGGCCGCGGTGGAGGTACGCCCGGCCTCGGTGGGCGCGGAGGCGTCGCCGCTGCGGGCCGAGGGGCGGACGGTGACCGTGTCGGGGGCGCATTTCCGGTACCGGGCGGACACGGCGGTGTCCGGGCCGGTGCGCCGGCGGACGTGGACGGTGGGGGAAGGCGCGCTGCGGTTGGTGTTGCCGGGGGCCGGGTGAGCCGTCGGGCCGTGGGGCCGTCGGGCCGCCAGGCCTCACGTGCCGAAGGTCGCCTCCCGGTGTTCCCGCCACCGTTCCATCAGCTTGCCGAACTCGCCCTCCAGGAACTCGAAGAAGGCCAGCGTCTCGGCGATGCGCCGGCCGCCGGGGGTCGCGGCGCCCAGGCTGTCGACGCCCTCGCGCAGGGTGGCCTCCCAGCGCCTGAGTATGGCGTCGCGGTTGGTCATCGCCTCGTACCACTGGTCGCTGTGCACCCGGTAGCGCTCGCGCCGCGAGCCCGGTTCGCGTTCGCGGGAGACCATGTGGACCTGGGCGAGATAGCGCACCGCGCCGGAGATCGCGGCCGGGCTGACCCGGAGCTGTTCGCCGAGCTCGGCGGAGGTCAGGGCGCCGGCGTCGGACGCGAGCAGCGCGGCGAACACGCGCGCGGCCATACGCTGCATCCCGGCCTCGACCAGCTGCGCCGCGAACGCCTCCACGAACTTCGACACCGCTTCGGGATCCCGGCCCGCCTCACTCGGTTGCGTCATCCGTAGATCATCTCCCTTGCGTTCGCCCAGCTCGCGCGGCACCCCCGAGCCTATCCGCGATTTATACGCTTCCTTAACTTCACAAATTTGTGAAGTCAACGTACGTTCTGAAGCATGACGAAGGCAATCACCGTCTCCGGACTGCACAAGTCGTTCGGAAAGACGCGCGCGCTCGACGGCCTCGACCTGGACGTCGAGACCGGCGAGGTCCACGGCTTCCTCGGCCCCAACGGCGCCGGCAAGTCCACCACGATCCGGGTCCTGCTGGGCCTGCTGCGCGCCGATTCCGGTGCCACCCAGGTGCTCGGCCGGGATCCGTGGGCCGACGCGGTCGAGCTGCACCGGCATCTCGCCTACGTCCCCGGCGACGTCGAGCTGTGGCCCAATCTCACCGGCGGCGAGGCCATCGACCTGCTCGCGCGGCTGCGCGGGGGCATCAACAAGCAGCGCCGGGCCGACCTCATCGAGCGCTTCGACCTGGACCCCACCAAGAAGGGCCGCGCCTACTCCAAGGGCAACCGGCAGAAGGTCGCCATCGTCGCCGCGCTCGCCTCCGACGCCGAGCTGCTGCTGCTCGACGAGCCGACCGCGGGCCTGGACCCGCTGATGGAGGTCGTCTTCCAGGACGTCATCGTCGAGGCCAAGGCCGCCGGCAAGACCGTGCTGCTCTCCAGCCACATCCTGGCCCAGGTGGAGAAGCTCGCCGACCGGGTGAGCATCATCCGGCTCGGGCGGATCGTGCAGTCCGGCACGCTCACCGAGATGCGCCACCTGACCCGTACGACGATCGAGGCCGAGACCGAGCGCCCCGCCACCGGCCTGGACGCGCTGCCCGGCATCCACGACCTGCAGACCGCCGACGGCCGCGTCCGCTTCGCGGTCGACGGCGCCCAGGTCGACGGCGCCGTGCGCAAGCTCACCGAGTTCGGCATCCGCAGCCTGGTCAGCCACCCGCCGACGCTGGAGGAGCTCATGCTCCGCCACTACGGCGACGAGCTGGCCGCCAACGGGCACTCCGGCAACGGCCACAGCAACGGAGCGGCGAAATGACCACCGCCACCACCGCCAAGGCCCCGGCCCCCGCCGCTCCCGTCACCGGCGGCAACACCCTGGCCGGCACCCGCACCCTGATCCGCTTCGCCCTGCGCCGGGACCGCATCCGGCTCCCGGTGTGGATCCTGGCGCTGTTCCTCGGCACCCTGTCCACGGCCCAGAACTACAAGCAGCTCTACGGCGACCCCAAGGATCGCGCGAACGTCGTCAAGACCATGGACAGCCCGGCCGGCCTCGCCATGTCGGGCCCCCGCCACTACCTCGACGACTACAACT
It encodes:
- a CDS encoding GbsR/MarR family transcriptional regulator, whose amino-acid sequence is MTQPSEAGRDPEAVSKFVEAFAAQLVEAGMQRMAARVFAALLASDAGALTSAELGEQLRVSPAAISGAVRYLAQVHMVSREREPGSRRERYRVHSDQWYEAMTNRDAILRRWEATLREGVDSLGAATPGGRRIAETLAFFEFLEGEFGKLMERWREHREATFGT
- a CDS encoding diacylglycerol kinase family protein, with translation MAEVATFAISDQLLVVIDPIARRTDGESVRIAKDVLSAGAATKVCLPEGPDEFARALARRGARRPVVIGDDGALTRAVALLHRQRQLAECVLSVVPVGGALALAGSLGVPTGAVAAARAVLDGVERRLDLLVDDSDGVVLGALRIPPIRDPGAPAGASAVGPGAGRPWLRTCQSLVRTLVPARGTPETAAAGPSRLRVEVDGATLVDLGHPVEAVSVTPGSSGVAAVEVRPASVGAEASPLRAEGRTVTVSGAHFRYRADTAVSGPVRRRTWTVGEGALRLVLPGAG
- a CDS encoding ABC transporter ATP-binding protein, producing the protein MTKAITVSGLHKSFGKTRALDGLDLDVETGEVHGFLGPNGAGKSTTIRVLLGLLRADSGATQVLGRDPWADAVELHRHLAYVPGDVELWPNLTGGEAIDLLARLRGGINKQRRADLIERFDLDPTKKGRAYSKGNRQKVAIVAALASDAELLLLDEPTAGLDPLMEVVFQDVIVEAKAAGKTVLLSSHILAQVEKLADRVSIIRLGRIVQSGTLTEMRHLTRTTIEAETERPATGLDALPGIHDLQTADGRVRFAVDGAQVDGAVRKLTEFGIRSLVSHPPTLEELMLRHYGDELAANGHSGNGHSNGAAK